The following are from one region of the Geoalkalibacter subterraneus genome:
- the fliN gene encoding flagellar motor switch protein FliN — translation MSNGKNGNVAENGQPAGNANGGANAAGEEMKNLDFLLDVPLQVSVEVGRSRILIKDLLQMREGFVVELDKLAGEPLDVYVNQRLIARGEAVMVNDKFGLRLTDVVSPAERLEKLG, via the coding sequence ATGAGCAACGGTAAAAACGGGAATGTCGCCGAAAACGGTCAGCCCGCAGGCAATGCCAATGGCGGTGCCAACGCGGCAGGCGAAGAAATGAAAAATCTCGATTTCCTGCTGGATGTGCCCCTGCAGGTGTCGGTGGAAGTGGGCCGCTCGCGCATCCTGATCAAGGATCTGCTGCAGATGCGTGAGGGGTTTGTGGTGGAGTTGGACAAACTAGCGGGGGAACCCCTCGACGTTTATGTCAACCAGCGTCTGATTGCACGGGGCGAAGCGGTGATGGTCAACGACAAGTTCGGTCTGCGTTTGACCGACGTGGTCAGCCCCGCCGAACGCCTGGAAAAGCTGGGATAG
- the fliR gene encoding flagellar biosynthetic protein FliR — protein sequence MDLTLFSMEKFQAFLICLARVGSLIAVMPVFSGGQVPVRIRVGLAVMLAILVFPVVEATIPAIAFDPFVLALLMAREALVGLMLAFVAQFVFSAVILGGTVVSYKMGFAAANIFDPQTQRQISVVPQFQNVVAILIFLSLDMHHLFLRAIAESFELLAPGTADVSGNAITYIVDLSVTIFVLGVKLSAPVLAILILSSLVLGVMARVFPQLNVFFLSFPLNIGIAFIVIGLTMSLFATILAREFQKLPEQFMTLFELL from the coding sequence GTGGATCTGACCCTGTTCTCCATGGAAAAATTCCAGGCATTCCTCATCTGCCTGGCGCGTGTCGGTTCTCTGATCGCCGTCATGCCGGTGTTCAGCGGGGGGCAGGTTCCGGTTCGCATTCGGGTCGGGCTGGCGGTGATGCTTGCCATTCTGGTCTTCCCCGTCGTGGAAGCGACGATTCCCGCCATCGCCTTTGATCCCTTTGTACTGGCACTGCTCATGGCGCGCGAGGCGCTGGTGGGGTTGATGCTGGCCTTTGTCGCGCAGTTTGTCTTCAGCGCGGTCATTCTCGGCGGAACCGTGGTCAGTTATAAAATGGGCTTCGCCGCGGCCAATATCTTCGATCCCCAGACCCAGAGACAGATCTCGGTGGTGCCTCAGTTCCAGAACGTTGTGGCGATCCTGATCTTTCTTTCGCTGGATATGCATCACCTCTTCCTGCGCGCGATTGCCGAAAGCTTTGAACTTCTGGCCCCCGGTACAGCAGACGTCAGCGGTAATGCCATTACCTATATCGTTGACCTGTCGGTCACTATTTTCGTGCTTGGGGTCAAGCTCAGTGCGCCGGTTCTGGCGATCCTGATCCTCTCGAGCTTGGTGCTGGGGGTGATGGCGCGTGTTTTTCCGCAACTCAACGTGTTTTTTCTGTCATTCCCCCTCAATATCGGCATTGCCTTCATCGTCATCGGCCTGACCATGAGTCTGTTCGCCACGATTCTGGCACGTGAGTTTCAAAAACTTCCCGAACAGTTCATGACGCTGTTCGAGCTGTTGTAG
- the flhA gene encoding flagellar biosynthesis protein FlhA yields the protein MIQDALKNFNFRQSVIRSDVIVALGLVSILMVMIIPLPPLLLDIFLSMNITVALLILIIGLYTVRPLDFAGFPAILLATTLFRLSLNVASTRLILLNGDQGPGAAGSVIQSFGQFVVGGNYVVGIVIFAILVVINFMVITKGAGRVAEVAARFTLDAMPGKQMAIDADLNSGLISEEDARSRRKEITQEADFYGAMDGASKFVRGDAIAGIIITLINIGAGFVIGVLQKGMPMAEAAANYTILTVGDGLVGQIPALVISTAAGILVTRTAGLGDFGSELKGQFSMHPRALWVVSGILLLFALIPGLPHIPFFILSVAVGAVAYRVQKSQTQEREREEHEEMEALPAEPENYEEMLAIDLLELEVGYGLIPLVDANQEGDLLPRIKSIRKQFALEMGFIVPPVHIKDNLQLKPNEYNILLKGVTIASGEMLPGHFLAMNPGTATENLKGVQTTEPAFGLPAVWISDEKRDRAQIAGYTVVDCTTVMATHISEIIKRHAHELLGRQEVQNLLDNFAKSHPKLVEELVPDLLSLGTVMRVLQNLLRENVSIRDMRTILETLADWAPAGQDPEMLTEHVRRNLSRAICANYVTDDGVLPVLTFARDVEARIQDAVQQSGQGSYLALDPPSAQNILSALGETIQQYAGGDPVLLCPPAIRAHVKRLTERYLPNLMVISHNEVAPDLKIRSVGTVKANAG from the coding sequence GTGATTCAGGATGCACTGAAAAATTTCAATTTCAGACAATCGGTCATTCGCAGCGACGTGATCGTGGCTCTCGGGCTGGTCTCCATCCTGATGGTGATGATCATTCCGCTGCCGCCGCTGCTGCTTGATATCTTTCTGTCGATGAACATCACAGTGGCGCTGCTGATCCTCATCATCGGCCTCTACACGGTGCGTCCCCTGGATTTTGCCGGATTTCCAGCGATTCTGCTGGCCACCACCCTGTTCCGCCTTTCGCTCAACGTGGCCTCGACCCGTCTGATTCTGCTCAACGGCGACCAGGGACCGGGGGCGGCGGGAAGCGTGATTCAGTCTTTCGGCCAGTTCGTAGTGGGGGGCAATTACGTGGTGGGGATTGTCATCTTCGCCATCCTGGTGGTGATCAACTTCATGGTCATCACCAAGGGCGCGGGGCGTGTGGCAGAGGTCGCGGCGCGCTTTACCCTCGATGCGATGCCGGGCAAGCAGATGGCCATCGACGCCGACCTCAACTCCGGGCTCATCAGCGAAGAGGATGCCCGCAGCCGCCGCAAGGAAATCACTCAGGAAGCCGATTTCTACGGTGCCATGGACGGTGCCAGCAAGTTCGTGCGCGGCGACGCCATTGCCGGCATCATCATTACCCTGATCAATATCGGTGCGGGTTTCGTCATCGGTGTGCTCCAAAAGGGGATGCCCATGGCCGAAGCGGCGGCCAACTACACCATCCTGACTGTCGGCGACGGCCTGGTGGGACAGATCCCCGCCCTGGTCATCTCCACCGCCGCCGGCATCCTGGTGACCCGCACGGCGGGGCTGGGCGATTTCGGCAGCGAACTCAAGGGGCAGTTCAGTATGCATCCGCGAGCGCTGTGGGTCGTGTCGGGAATTCTGCTGCTCTTCGCCCTGATCCCAGGGCTGCCCCATATCCCGTTCTTTATCCTCTCGGTCGCGGTTGGGGCTGTGGCCTACCGGGTGCAGAAGAGCCAGACGCAGGAGCGTGAACGTGAAGAGCATGAGGAGATGGAGGCCCTGCCCGCCGAGCCGGAAAACTACGAAGAGATGCTGGCGATTGATCTGCTTGAACTCGAAGTGGGCTATGGCCTGATTCCGCTGGTCGATGCCAATCAGGAGGGCGATCTGCTGCCGCGCATCAAATCGATCCGCAAACAGTTTGCCCTGGAGATGGGCTTCATCGTTCCCCCCGTGCACATCAAGGACAACCTGCAACTCAAGCCGAACGAATACAACATCCTTCTCAAAGGCGTCACCATCGCCAGCGGCGAAATGCTGCCCGGCCACTTCCTGGCCATGAATCCGGGCACCGCCACCGAAAATCTCAAAGGAGTGCAGACGACGGAACCGGCCTTCGGTCTGCCTGCAGTGTGGATCTCCGACGAGAAGCGCGACCGGGCCCAGATCGCCGGCTACACGGTGGTCGATTGCACGACGGTGATGGCCACTCACATCAGCGAAATCATAAAAAGACACGCTCACGAGCTTTTGGGACGGCAAGAGGTACAGAATTTGCTGGATAACTTCGCCAAGAGCCACCCGAAGCTGGTGGAGGAACTGGTCCCTGATTTGCTGAGCTTAGGAACGGTGATGCGCGTGCTGCAGAATCTGCTGCGTGAAAATGTTTCGATCCGCGATATGCGGACCATTCTCGAGACCCTGGCCGACTGGGCTCCGGCCGGACAGGACCCCGAGATGCTGACAGAGCATGTACGCCGCAACTTGTCGCGTGCCATCTGCGCCAACTACGTGACCGATGACGGCGTGCTGCCGGTGCTGACCTTCGCGCGCGACGTGGAAGCCCGCATTCAGGATGCCGTTCAGCAAAGCGGTCAGGGCAGCTACCTGGCGCTTGATCCCCCCAGCGCCCAGAATATTCTGAGTGCGCTGGGCGAGACGATCCAGCAATACGCTGGAGGAGACCCGGTGTTGCTGTGTCCGCCTGCGATTCGTGCTCACGTCAAAAGGTTGACCGAGCGTTATCTGCCCAATCTCATGGTGATCTCCCATAACGAAGTGGCCCCGGATCTCAAGATCCGCTCGGTCGGAACGGTGAAGGCTAATGCTGGTTAA
- the fliM gene encoding flagellar motor switch protein FliM — protein MERILSKEEIAELLAAVQDGEIETDPEGDEQPAKVAAPAEKSVSRLDLLRMQNSGRGRFQNIDILLDMFARNYGMSLTNRLQTSVSVKRADMETEEYEPFLNKLPKNGLIGVIRMDPLKAGGLVLFDEQLSYSMLEMMLGGNTGGKFTIFDRMMTAIEINVVKGIIADTCPDLQKAFAPVEKLECSLLRVEVNPRMVSIVPPDAALHITTFSVTVDNLKGKMILAIPHTTLDPLREKLKERTIGTPGRRETLWAQRIGEEVGETGVTVSAHLGDVELMVREILNLEIGDIIDLGCDPNSPLKIFVEDKHKFLALPGLQSGHKAVRITGKV, from the coding sequence GTGGAACGCATCCTGTCAAAAGAAGAGATTGCCGAGCTGCTGGCCGCAGTGCAGGACGGTGAGATCGAGACCGATCCCGAAGGGGACGAGCAGCCCGCGAAGGTTGCCGCCCCTGCGGAGAAATCCGTGTCGCGTCTGGATCTGCTGCGCATGCAGAATTCGGGGCGCGGCCGCTTTCAGAATATCGACATTCTGCTCGACATGTTCGCGCGCAATTACGGCATGTCCCTCACCAACCGGCTGCAGACCTCGGTGTCGGTCAAGCGGGCCGACATGGAAACAGAGGAATACGAACCTTTCCTCAACAAGCTGCCGAAAAACGGGCTGATCGGGGTGATCCGCATGGATCCTCTCAAGGCCGGCGGCCTGGTGCTGTTCGACGAGCAGCTGTCCTATTCCATGCTGGAGATGATGCTGGGCGGCAACACCGGCGGCAAGTTCACCATCTTTGACCGGATGATGACCGCCATTGAAATCAATGTGGTCAAGGGGATTATTGCCGATACCTGCCCGGATCTGCAGAAAGCGTTCGCGCCGGTGGAAAAACTTGAATGCTCCCTCCTGCGGGTCGAAGTCAACCCTCGCATGGTGTCCATCGTGCCACCGGATGCCGCGTTGCACATCACCACATTTTCCGTCACGGTGGATAATCTCAAGGGCAAGATGATTCTGGCCATCCCCCACACCACCCTCGATCCGCTGCGGGAGAAGCTCAAGGAGCGCACCATCGGCACCCCGGGGCGCCGCGAAACCCTGTGGGCACAGCGCATCGGGGAAGAAGTGGGGGAGACAGGCGTGACGGTGTCGGCCCATCTGGGAGACGTCGAATTGATGGTGCGGGAGATTCTCAATCTCGAGATCGGCGACATTATTGACCTGGGGTGTGATCCCAATTCGCCGCTTAAGATCTTTGTCGAGGACAAACACAAATTTTTAGCCCTGCCGGGATTGCAGAGCGGTCACAAGGCCGTCCGCATTACGGGCAAGGTCTGA
- the fliP gene encoding flagellar type III secretion system pore protein FliP (The bacterial flagellar biogenesis protein FliP forms a type III secretion system (T3SS)-type pore required for flagellar assembly.), translating into MKRILAVVALLLLCPVVAQAQGMPSITFGVTEADSPQEVATALRILFVFTVLSVAPAILLMTTSFTRIVIVLGFVRNAMGTQQAPPNQVILGLALFLTFFIMAPVFNQINNDALQPYLNEEIAFNSAVERAVVPMREFMFRQVGESDLALLVSISGNDQPETRDDIPTLTLIPAFMLSELKRAFQIGFLVYIPFLVIDMVIASVLMGMGMMMLPPIIISLPFKLLLFVLVDGWELVVGSLVRSFG; encoded by the coding sequence ATGAAGCGCATTCTTGCCGTTGTGGCTCTGCTGCTGCTTTGTCCGGTGGTGGCTCAGGCGCAGGGGATGCCGAGCATTACCTTCGGAGTGACCGAGGCCGACAGCCCTCAGGAGGTGGCCACTGCGCTGCGCATCCTGTTCGTTTTCACAGTTCTGTCGGTCGCACCGGCGATCCTGTTGATGACCACCAGTTTCACTCGCATCGTCATCGTGCTGGGCTTTGTGCGCAACGCCATGGGAACTCAGCAGGCGCCGCCCAACCAAGTCATCCTGGGGCTGGCTCTGTTTCTGACGTTCTTCATCATGGCGCCTGTTTTCAACCAGATCAACAATGATGCGCTGCAGCCCTACCTCAATGAAGAGATTGCCTTCAATTCCGCCGTGGAGCGGGCAGTTGTGCCCATGCGCGAGTTCATGTTCAGACAGGTCGGCGAAAGCGACCTGGCGCTGCTGGTCAGCATCTCGGGCAATGATCAGCCCGAAACCCGTGACGATATCCCGACACTGACTCTGATCCCCGCGTTTATGCTGTCGGAACTCAAACGCGCCTTTCAAATCGGTTTTCTGGTCTATATCCCGTTCCTGGTGATCGACATGGTCATCGCCTCGGTCCTCATGGGGATGGGGATGATGATGCTGCCGCCCATTATCATTTCTCTGCCGTTCAAACTGCTGCTTTTTGTGCTGGTGGACGGCTGGGAGCTGGTTGTCGGATCGCTGGTCCGAAGTTTCGGCTGA
- the flhF gene encoding flagellar biosynthesis protein FlhF → MLVKVFESENMASALKKVKETLGPDALILSTRTIRKGGLGVLGKPILEVTAAVEPSGEAARSVGTTTPVAMREKKALASSRGGRRRPSFEDELSYDEIWAENRAAATQRAVPEATPRRDPREFDTLRGEIDELKSMMRGFINEARTPVSGSPGTAGDELAAAAPSRRRARSGANGTKGNEEGLDGLVALLRERGIDHEAAETIVRFACQRASDAQRRDPEVMRAIFADVIGDLIRVEAKPPAQKQQRRLALIGPTGVGKTTTIAKLAADHLLHGGKSVAMVTIDTFRIAAVEQLKVYGEIMNVPVEVVVSPKQMRGVLNRHRDKDLILIDTAGRSPRDETSLNELADILAPELGTENHLVLSAATRDEDLYGAVTRFGRVAIHNLIFTKIDECSQAGALFNVHLRHNFPIAYLTNGQRVPEDILVADSKKIARMIMG, encoded by the coding sequence ATGCTGGTTAAGGTCTTTGAATCGGAAAATATGGCTTCGGCGCTGAAGAAGGTCAAGGAAACCCTGGGACCCGACGCGCTGATACTGTCGACACGCACCATCCGCAAGGGAGGGCTTGGCGTGCTGGGCAAGCCGATCCTCGAGGTGACGGCCGCCGTTGAACCCTCCGGCGAGGCGGCCAGAAGCGTCGGGACGACGACACCGGTGGCGATGCGCGAAAAGAAGGCTTTGGCTTCTTCCCGCGGCGGGCGCAGGCGCCCGTCCTTCGAAGATGAACTGAGTTACGACGAGATCTGGGCTGAAAACCGCGCCGCTGCAACTCAGAGAGCGGTGCCCGAAGCGACGCCCCGGCGTGACCCGCGGGAATTTGACACGCTGCGCGGTGAGATCGATGAACTTAAAAGCATGATGCGCGGCTTCATCAACGAGGCGCGGACTCCCGTCAGCGGGTCGCCGGGGACCGCTGGAGACGAACTCGCTGCAGCAGCCCCGTCTCGCCGCCGCGCACGGTCTGGCGCGAACGGGACAAAGGGGAACGAGGAGGGTCTTGACGGGCTGGTTGCGTTGCTGCGCGAGCGTGGCATCGACCATGAGGCCGCTGAAACCATCGTACGTTTCGCCTGCCAGCGCGCGTCCGATGCCCAGAGGCGCGACCCAGAGGTGATGCGCGCCATCTTTGCCGACGTGATCGGCGACCTGATCCGGGTCGAGGCCAAGCCCCCGGCGCAGAAACAGCAGCGGCGACTGGCGCTGATCGGTCCCACCGGAGTCGGTAAGACGACAACCATCGCCAAGCTGGCGGCCGACCATCTGCTGCACGGCGGCAAAAGCGTGGCCATGGTGACGATCGACACCTTCCGTATCGCGGCGGTGGAACAACTCAAGGTTTACGGCGAGATCATGAATGTGCCGGTGGAAGTGGTGGTTTCACCCAAGCAGATGCGCGGCGTGCTCAACCGTCACCGCGACAAGGATCTGATTCTGATCGACACCGCCGGGCGCAGCCCGCGCGACGAGACCAGCCTGAACGAGCTGGCGGATATCCTGGCGCCGGAACTGGGCACGGAGAACCACCTGGTGCTGTCGGCCGCAACCCGTGACGAAGATCTCTACGGTGCGGTGACGCGCTTCGGCCGGGTGGCGATCCACAACCTGATTTTCACCAAGATCGATGAGTGCTCGCAGGCCGGAGCGCTGTTCAACGTGCATCTGCGGCACAACTTCCCGATTGCTTATCTGACCAACGGGCAACGGGTGCCGGAAGACATTTTGGTGGCGGATTCAAAGAAGATCGCCCGCATGATCATGGGATAA
- a CDS encoding FliA/WhiG family RNA polymerase sigma factor: protein MNPPETYYVSAPDLRERLIQDHLPLVNFLVERMITQVPSTMTRDELASAAMMGLIDAANRYDAGRGILFKTFAEHRMRGAMLDEARKSDWFSRTLRDKQSRLTRAIDRLEQQLGRPPEEFEIAEEMELGLEEYRALLAEVSHLGCVSLHQTLDEHEEGRSFLDNLSDPEMPTPQENVERLQLTEELAGLLERLSEKERLVIALYYYEELTQKEIAEVLGVTEGRVSQLHSQALARLKSRMSSRLTRSPRS, encoded by the coding sequence ATGAACCCTCCCGAAACCTATTATGTGTCCGCGCCCGATCTGCGGGAGCGGCTGATCCAGGATCATCTGCCGCTGGTCAATTTCCTGGTGGAGCGCATGATCACTCAGGTGCCGTCGACCATGACCCGCGACGAACTCGCCAGCGCGGCCATGATGGGGCTGATCGACGCCGCCAACCGCTACGACGCCGGACGCGGAATTTTGTTCAAGACTTTCGCCGAACACCGCATGCGCGGCGCCATGCTCGATGAAGCACGCAAGTCCGACTGGTTTTCCCGCACTCTGCGCGACAAGCAGAGCCGACTGACGCGTGCGATCGACCGCCTTGAGCAGCAACTGGGGCGGCCGCCGGAAGAGTTCGAGATCGCAGAAGAGATGGAGCTGGGTCTCGAAGAATACCGCGCCCTGCTGGCAGAGGTCAGTCACCTCGGCTGCGTCAGCCTGCATCAGACCCTGGACGAGCACGAGGAGGGTCGCAGCTTTCTTGACAACCTCAGCGATCCTGAGATGCCGACTCCGCAGGAAAATGTCGAGCGACTGCAGCTCACCGAGGAACTGGCGGGTCTGCTCGAAAGGCTCTCCGAGAAGGAGCGGCTGGTGATCGCCCTCTACTATTACGAGGAGTTGACCCAGAAAGAGATTGCAGAGGTTCTCGGCGTCACCGAAGGGCGCGTTTCGCAACTCCACAGCCAGGCCCTGGCCCGGCTCAAATCCCGCATGAGCAGCCGTCTGACACGGTCGCCGCGCTCCTGA
- the fliO gene encoding flagellar biosynthetic protein FliO has protein sequence MKKPSLLLMLSIPTSVQAATEAGGGDMLAASFKVLAALALVIGVMLLVYALSRRGLKMIPGQREGRIKVVETRGLGPRKGLFLVRVRERELLLGVSADRIEMLCDLGASREPDFDKALRSEMEAPQ, from the coding sequence ATGAAGAAACCTTCCCTTCTCCTGATGCTCAGCATACCGACCTCGGTACAGGCCGCAACTGAAGCGGGCGGCGGCGATATGCTGGCCGCCAGCTTCAAGGTGCTGGCCGCGCTGGCGCTGGTCATCGGGGTGATGCTGCTCGTCTATGCCTTGTCGCGGCGGGGGCTGAAAATGATTCCCGGTCAGCGTGAAGGGCGCATCAAGGTGGTGGAAACCCGCGGGCTCGGGCCCCGTAAGGGGCTGTTTCTGGTGAGGGTGCGTGAACGGGAGTTACTGCTCGGCGTCAGTGCTGATCGCATCGAGATGTTGTGCGACCTGGGCGCAAGCCGGGAGCCGGACTTCGACAAAGCGCTGCGCAGCGAGATGGAGGCGCCGCAATGA
- the flhB gene encoding flagellar biosynthesis protein FlhB: MAEDAGGQEKTEKATAKRREDFRKKGEVAQSREVNTALLMTTAMILWFFYAPPFWRSLNEILATIWRRSAEFEVTPSSVMMLMTMLMQKIALMLAPLFLLALVMGFVASIAQIGWLFTLKPMEPKLSKINPISGMKKFVSKRMIIDLLKSLAKVLLVGFVAYRTVAGEFENSMYLMDMELVETINFIAYVAFWILVKTCFILILLAVIDYAFTRYEMEEKMKMTKQETKEEHKETEGDPHIKSKIRSIQMQMARKRMMAEVPTADVVVTNPTHLSVALSYKRGEMDAPVVVAKGADAVAMKIREIATENNVPLVENVPVARALYEVELGQPIPEEMFRAVAEILAYVYSLKGRKQ; encoded by the coding sequence ATGGCGGAAGATGCGGGCGGACAGGAAAAAACAGAAAAAGCCACAGCCAAACGACGGGAGGATTTCCGCAAAAAAGGCGAAGTGGCACAGAGTCGCGAGGTCAACACCGCCCTGCTGATGACCACCGCCATGATTCTGTGGTTTTTCTATGCACCGCCTTTCTGGCGCAGTCTCAACGAGATTCTGGCGACGATCTGGCGCCGTTCGGCCGAGTTCGAAGTGACACCGTCTTCGGTGATGATGCTGATGACCATGCTGATGCAGAAGATCGCCCTGATGCTGGCCCCGCTTTTTCTGCTGGCGCTGGTGATGGGGTTTGTCGCTTCCATTGCGCAGATCGGGTGGTTGTTTACCCTCAAGCCGATGGAGCCCAAGCTCAGCAAGATCAATCCCATCAGCGGCATGAAGAAGTTTGTTTCCAAGCGCATGATCATCGACCTTCTCAAGTCGCTCGCCAAGGTGCTTCTGGTGGGTTTTGTGGCCTATCGCACTGTCGCCGGTGAATTTGAAAACTCCATGTACCTGATGGACATGGAGCTGGTGGAAACCATCAACTTCATCGCCTATGTGGCGTTCTGGATCCTGGTGAAAACCTGCTTCATCCTTATTCTGCTGGCCGTCATCGATTACGCTTTCACGCGCTACGAGATGGAAGAGAAGATGAAGATGACCAAGCAGGAAACCAAGGAGGAGCACAAGGAGACGGAAGGCGATCCTCACATCAAGTCAAAAATCCGTTCCATCCAGATGCAGATGGCGCGCAAGCGCATGATGGCCGAAGTCCCGACGGCCGATGTCGTGGTGACCAACCCGACTCACCTCTCGGTGGCCCTCTCCTATAAGCGAGGCGAGATGGACGCGCCGGTTGTGGTGGCCAAGGGGGCGGATGCCGTGGCCATGAAAATTCGGGAAATCGCCACCGAAAATAATGTTCCGCTGGTGGAAAACGTGCCGGTGGCACGGGCCTTGTACGAGGTGGAGCTAGGGCAGCCGATTCCCGAGGAGATGTTCCGCGCGGTTGCCGAAATTCTGGCTTATGTCTACAGCCTCAAAGGACGCAAACAGTGA
- the fliQ gene encoding flagellar biosynthesis protein FliQ yields the protein MTPEFVVDIGRRAVETVLTLTAPLLIVALVTGLTISIFQAATQINEQTMTFIPKIVAVLVTLLIFAPWMIKVMISFTQSIYDTIPTLGG from the coding sequence ATGACGCCCGAATTTGTTGTCGATATCGGCCGCCGCGCGGTGGAAACCGTCCTGACCCTGACGGCGCCACTGCTGATTGTCGCGCTGGTCACCGGCTTGACCATCAGCATTTTTCAGGCCGCCACCCAGATTAATGAGCAGACCATGACCTTCATCCCCAAAATTGTCGCGGTGCTGGTGACTTTGTTGATTTTCGCGCCCTGGATGATCAAGGTCATGATCTCCTTCACTCAGTCGATCTACGACACCATTCCCACTCTGGGCGGGTAA
- the flgF gene encoding flagellar basal-body rod protein FlgF translates to MSSGIYSALSGARSRMQLLEVVSNNLANVHTVGFKKDRLNFESLISDARQQSLARGVNHSRVGMRYTDHGTGTFQTTGNNLDLAINGPGFFKVQTPEGEAYTRQGSFRLNADGTLVTAAGYPVVGANGPVNLPDADVVIDESGRIWDDEAIVGEIAVFEVLDPQQLEKRGDGLFAAAEPAGEARVANPELAQGQLESSNVNPLEEMAMMIDAQRNFEALTRAIKSYKEMGKAAELGRVG, encoded by the coding sequence ATGAGTTCAGGAATCTACAGCGCCCTCTCCGGGGCCCGCAGTCGCATGCAGCTTCTTGAGGTGGTCAGCAACAATCTGGCCAACGTCCATACCGTCGGTTTCAAGAAAGATCGCCTCAATTTTGAATCTCTCATCAGCGATGCCCGCCAGCAGAGTCTGGCGCGCGGCGTCAATCACAGCCGTGTCGGCATGCGCTATACCGATCACGGCACCGGCACCTTTCAGACCACCGGCAACAATCTCGATCTGGCCATCAACGGCCCCGGGTTTTTCAAGGTGCAAACGCCCGAAGGGGAGGCCTACACCCGCCAGGGCAGTTTCCGCCTCAATGCAGACGGCACCCTGGTGACTGCTGCAGGCTATCCGGTGGTGGGGGCCAACGGCCCTGTGAATCTGCCGGATGCCGATGTGGTCATCGATGAAAGCGGCCGGATCTGGGATGATGAGGCGATCGTCGGTGAAATCGCTGTTTTTGAAGTGCTTGATCCTCAACAGCTTGAAAAGCGCGGCGACGGGTTGTTCGCCGCCGCCGAACCCGCCGGGGAAGCGCGCGTTGCCAATCCCGAACTCGCCCAGGGACAGCTTGAATCCTCCAATGTCAATCCCCTTGAGGAGATGGCGATGATGATCGATGCGCAGCGCAATTTTGAAGCCCTGACCCGCGCCATCAAGTCCTACAAAGAGATGGGCAAGGCCGCGGAACTGGGGCGCGTAGGATAA
- a CDS encoding MinD/ParA family protein produces the protein MEMLQQRLDQAGTLRSMSDRFSGTAADASATLEADRQAARVLSVTSGKGGVGKTAVVSNVALALAQMDKKVLIIDADLGLANIDVVFGLTPQYNLNHFFNGDRSLLEIMVEGPGGIKILPAGSGMQTVTRLSSEQKMKFLDDLDSLHGDFEVVIIDTEAGISENVTYFNVAAQDILVVTTPEPTAITDAYALMKLLSVQYHEKRFNLIVNSVRDAGEALDVYRKLTMVSNRYLDISIDYLGCVPQDKRMREAVRRQRVMVDLFPRTKASAAFETIARNLITTPQNVGPKGSLQFFWRRLLSFGQGA, from the coding sequence ATGGAAATGTTGCAGCAACGATTGGATCAGGCAGGAACCCTGCGCTCCATGAGCGATCGGTTCAGCGGTACGGCCGCCGATGCTTCCGCCACGCTTGAGGCTGATCGGCAGGCCGCGCGGGTTCTCTCGGTCACCAGCGGCAAGGGTGGAGTCGGAAAGACCGCGGTGGTCTCCAACGTCGCTCTGGCGCTGGCGCAGATGGACAAAAAAGTGCTCATCATCGACGCCGATCTCGGCCTGGCCAATATCGATGTGGTTTTCGGCCTGACACCGCAGTACAACCTCAATCACTTCTTCAACGGCGACCGCTCGCTGCTCGAGATCATGGTGGAGGGGCCGGGCGGCATCAAAATTCTGCCTGCCGGCTCGGGGATGCAGACCGTTACGCGCCTGAGTTCGGAACAGAAGATGAAATTTCTCGACGATCTCGACAGCCTGCACGGTGATTTCGAAGTCGTCATCATCGACACCGAGGCCGGCATCTCGGAGAACGTCACCTATTTCAACGTGGCGGCGCAGGACATTCTGGTGGTGACCACCCCGGAACCGACCGCCATAACCGACGCCTATGCCCTGATGAAGCTCTTGTCGGTGCAGTATCACGAAAAGCGCTTCAACCTCATCGTCAATTCGGTGCGCGACGCCGGCGAAGCACTCGACGTGTACCGCAAGCTGACCATGGTGTCGAACCGCTATCTCGATATCTCTATCGATTATCTGGGTTGCGTACCGCAGGATAAGCGCATGCGCGAAGCGGTACGCCGCCAGCGAGTGATGGTGGACCTGTTTCCCCGCACCAAGGCCAGCGCCGCGTTTGAAACCATCGCCCGCAACCTGATTACCACGCCGCAGAATGTCGGCCCCAAGGGCAGTCTGCAGTTTTTCTGGCGGCGTCTGCTGTCATTCGGCCAGGGGGCCTGA